From Paracoccus aminovorans, one genomic window encodes:
- the rimO gene encoding 30S ribosomal protein S12 methylthiotransferase RimO has product MSQNPPLLRPDLAPSPIFDSAQGEGGRRHGQPTIGMVSLGCPKALVDSERILTRLRAEGYAISPDYKGAGAVIVNTCGFLDSAKAESLQAIGEALSENGKVIVTGCLGAEPEYITGAHPSVLAVTGPQQYEQVLDAVHSAVPPSPDPFVDLLPASGVKLTPRHYSYLKISEGCNHACKFCIIPDMRGKLVSRPAHAVIREAEKLVEAGVRELLVISQDTSAYGLDHKYATERGHRAHITDLARDLGGLGAWVRLHYVYPYPHVRDLIPLMADGLVLPYLDIPFQHAHPDVLKRMARPAAAAKTLDEIAAWRAACPDITLRSTFIVGYPGETEAEFQTLLDWLDEAQLDRVGCFQYENVKGARANDLPDHVPDAVKQERWDRFMEKAQAISEAKLAAKVGRRIEVIVDSVDGEGATCRTMADAPEIDGNLFIDEGFEALSPGDIVSVTVDEAGEYDLWGRLN; this is encoded by the coding sequence ATGAGCCAGAACCCGCCCCTGTTGCGCCCCGATCTAGCCCCCAGCCCGATCTTCGACTCTGCACAAGGGGAGGGGGGGCGAAGGCACGGGCAACCGACCATCGGCATGGTCAGCCTCGGCTGTCCCAAGGCGCTGGTGGACAGCGAGCGCATCCTGACCCGGCTGCGGGCCGAGGGCTATGCCATCAGCCCCGACTACAAGGGCGCCGGCGCGGTGATCGTGAACACCTGCGGTTTCCTCGATTCGGCCAAGGCCGAGTCCTTGCAGGCCATCGGCGAGGCGTTGTCGGAAAACGGCAAGGTCATCGTCACCGGCTGCCTGGGTGCCGAGCCGGAATACATCACCGGCGCGCACCCTTCCGTGCTGGCCGTGACCGGCCCGCAGCAATACGAGCAGGTGCTGGACGCGGTGCATTCGGCGGTGCCGCCCAGCCCCGATCCCTTCGTGGACCTGCTGCCGGCCAGCGGCGTCAAGCTGACGCCCCGGCACTACAGCTATCTGAAGATTTCCGAGGGCTGCAACCACGCCTGCAAGTTCTGCATCATCCCCGACATGCGCGGCAAGCTGGTCAGCCGCCCGGCGCATGCGGTGATCCGCGAGGCCGAGAAGCTGGTCGAGGCCGGCGTGCGCGAGCTGCTGGTGATCTCGCAGGATACCTCGGCCTACGGCCTCGACCACAAATATGCGACGGAGCGCGGCCACCGCGCCCATATCACCGACCTGGCCCGCGATCTGGGCGGCCTGGGCGCCTGGGTGCGGCTGCATTACGTCTATCCCTATCCGCATGTGCGCGACCTGATCCCGCTGATGGCGGACGGGCTGGTGCTGCCCTATCTCGACATCCCGTTCCAGCACGCCCACCCGGACGTGCTGAAGCGCATGGCCCGGCCGGCGGCGGCGGCGAAGACCCTGGACGAGATCGCGGCCTGGCGCGCGGCCTGCCCGGACATCACCCTGCGCTCGACCTTCATCGTCGGCTATCCGGGCGAGACCGAGGCCGAGTTCCAGACCCTGCTGGACTGGCTGGACGAGGCGCAGCTGGATCGCGTCGGCTGCTTCCAATACGAAAACGTCAAGGGCGCGCGGGCGAACGACCTGCCCGATCACGTCCCCGACGCGGTCAAGCAGGAGCGCTGGGACCGCTTCATGGAAAAAGCGCAGGCGATTTCCGAGGCGAAGCTCGCCGCCAAGGTCGGCCGCCGCATCGAGGTGATCGTGGACAGCGTGGACGGCGAGGGCGCCACCTGCCGCACCATGGCCGACGCGCCCGAGATCGACGGCAACCTGTTCATCGACGAGGGGTTCGAGGCGCTTTCACCCGGCGACATCGTCAGCGTGACGGTGGACGAGGCCGGGGAATACGACCTTTGGGGCCGGCTGAACTAG
- a CDS encoding putative zinc-binding protein — protein sequence MNSRAQLPLVYSCSGCSSAAQMANYLAVQMDRRGLAEMSCIAGVGGDVPKLVRIATSGRPIIAIDGCALACVRNCLARHGVAASEYHLLSDHGVRKRYGTDFDPEEAARVLAELAESLDAESASRARA from the coding sequence ATGAACTCCCGCGCCCAGCTTCCCCTTGTCTATTCCTGCTCCGGCTGTTCCAGCGCGGCGCAGATGGCGAATTACCTGGCGGTGCAGATGGATCGCCGCGGGCTTGCCGAGATGTCCTGCATCGCCGGGGTCGGCGGCGACGTGCCGAAACTGGTGCGCATCGCCACCTCGGGCCGCCCGATCATCGCCATCGACGGTTGCGCGCTGGCCTGCGTGCGCAACTGCCTGGCCCGCCACGGCGTCGCGGCATCCGAATACCACCTGCTTTCCGACCATGGCGTCCGCAAGCGCTATGGGACCGACTTCGACCCCGAGGAAGCCGCGCGGGTGCTGGCGGAACTGGCCGAATCCCTCGACGCCGAATCCGCATCCCGCGCCAGGGCATGA
- a CDS encoding sulfotransferase family protein: MNWDPEGKPRKPDFLGIGAQKAGTTWLSQMLSQHPEVWTPPFKEVQFFNHRFVEEHRKWLPWHYRRGRQNIEKRWAARGETMPAEMIRYLDRITREPMFTNHWYKLVFSPAPAGTHPIDVTPEYSTLPEDGVAFIAKFLPQAKFIYIIRHPVDRAISQLKMNLSRARRKPKTVEDWLREVEDPVLMDRGDYMSYVPRWNAHFGPDRLLYMPFGMIARDPLGFLRRVEEFLGLNPHDYRDIGKKVFASDNALVVPDKARKRLREKLEPQFDFLDRSFGLDFTKAFR, encoded by the coding sequence ATGAACTGGGACCCCGAAGGCAAGCCCCGCAAGCCCGATTTCCTGGGCATCGGCGCGCAGAAGGCCGGCACCACCTGGCTGTCGCAGATGCTGTCGCAGCACCCCGAGGTCTGGACCCCGCCCTTCAAGGAAGTCCAGTTCTTCAACCACCGTTTCGTCGAAGAGCATCGCAAATGGCTGCCCTGGCATTATCGCCGCGGGCGCCAGAACATCGAGAAGCGCTGGGCGGCGCGCGGCGAAACGATGCCGGCCGAGATGATCCGCTATCTCGACCGCATCACCCGCGAGCCGATGTTCACCAATCACTGGTACAAACTGGTGTTTTCGCCCGCGCCCGCCGGCACGCATCCGATCGACGTGACCCCGGAATATTCGACCCTGCCCGAGGACGGGGTCGCGTTCATCGCCAAGTTCCTGCCGCAGGCGAAGTTCATCTACATCATCCGCCATCCGGTGGACCGGGCGATCTCGCAGCTGAAGATGAACCTGAGCCGGGCCCGCCGCAAACCCAAGACCGTCGAGGACTGGCTGCGCGAGGTCGAGGACCCGGTGCTGATGGACCGCGGCGACTACATGAGCTATGTGCCGCGCTGGAACGCGCATTTCGGGCCGGACCGGCTGCTCTACATGCCCTTCGGCATGATCGCCCGCGATCCGCTGGGCTTCCTGCGCCGGGTCGAGGAATTCCTGGGCCTCAACCCCCACGACTATCGCGACATCGGCAAGAAGGTCTTCGCCTCGGACAATGCGCTGGTGGTGCCGGACAAGGCCCGCAAGCGGCTCCGCGAAAAGCTGGAGCCGCAGTTCGATTTCCTCGACCGCAGCTTCGGACTGGATTTCACCAAGGCTTTCCGCTGA
- the ettA gene encoding energy-dependent translational throttle protein EttA, whose protein sequence is MASYQFVYHMDGVSKTYPGGKKTFENIRLNFLPGVKIGVVGVNGAGKSTLLRIMAGIDKDFTGEAWAAKGATVGYLPQEPQLDPALNVRGNVMEGVKAKQAKLDRYNELAMNYSDETAEEMAKLQDEIDAENLWDLDSQIDVAMEALRCPPDDADVESLSGGERRRVALCKLLLEQPDMLLLDEPTNHLDAETIAWLQKHLIEYPGTILCVTHDRYFLDDITGWILELDRGRGIPYEGNYSAWLEQKAKRLEQEAREDKAKQKTLERELEWIRAGAKARQAKQKARINAYNELAGQSEREKLSNAQIIIPNGERLGNKVIEVTGLKKAMGDKLLIEDLTFSLPPGGIVGVIGPNGAGKSTLFKMLTGHEAPDAGEISYGDTVKLSFVDQSRDALNPEATVWEEISGGAEQIVLGDASMNSRAYASAFNFKGGDQQKKVGLLSGGERNRVHMAKLLKSGGNVLLLDEPTNDLDVETLQALEAALEDFAGCAVIISHDRFFLDRLCTHILAFEGDAHVEWFEGNFEDYEADKVRRLGPDSIEPKRVKYKKFTR, encoded by the coding sequence ATGGCCTCCTACCAGTTCGTTTACCACATGGACGGGGTGTCCAAGACCTATCCGGGCGGCAAGAAGACGTTCGAGAACATCCGCCTGAACTTCCTGCCCGGCGTCAAGATCGGCGTCGTCGGCGTGAACGGCGCCGGTAAGTCGACGCTTCTGCGCATCATGGCCGGCATCGACAAGGACTTCACCGGCGAGGCCTGGGCCGCCAAGGGCGCGACCGTGGGCTACCTGCCGCAGGAGCCGCAGTTGGACCCGGCGCTGAACGTGCGCGGCAACGTCATGGAGGGCGTGAAGGCCAAGCAGGCCAAGCTCGACCGCTACAACGAGCTGGCCATGAACTACTCGGACGAGACCGCCGAGGAGATGGCGAAGCTGCAGGACGAGATCGATGCCGAGAACCTGTGGGACCTCGACAGCCAGATCGACGTGGCGATGGAGGCCCTGCGCTGCCCGCCCGACGATGCCGATGTCGAAAGCCTGTCGGGCGGCGAACGCCGCCGCGTGGCGCTGTGCAAGCTGCTGCTGGAACAGCCCGACATGCTGCTGCTGGACGAACCGACCAACCACTTGGACGCCGAAACCATCGCCTGGCTGCAAAAGCACCTGATCGAATATCCCGGCACCATCCTCTGCGTGACGCACGATCGCTATTTCCTGGACGACATCACCGGCTGGATCCTGGAGCTGGATCGCGGCCGCGGCATCCCCTACGAGGGCAATTACTCGGCCTGGCTGGAGCAGAAGGCCAAGCGGCTGGAGCAGGAAGCGCGCGAGGACAAGGCCAAGCAGAAGACGCTGGAGCGCGAGCTGGAATGGATCCGCGCCGGCGCAAAGGCGCGGCAGGCCAAGCAGAAGGCCCGGATCAACGCCTATAACGAACTCGCCGGCCAGTCCGAGCGCGAGAAGCTGTCGAACGCCCAGATCATCATCCCGAACGGCGAGCGGCTGGGCAACAAGGTGATCGAGGTCACCGGGTTGAAAAAGGCGATGGGCGACAAGCTGCTGATCGAGGATCTGACCTTCTCGCTGCCGCCGGGCGGCATCGTCGGCGTGATCGGCCCGAACGGCGCCGGTAAGTCGACGCTGTTCAAGATGCTGACCGGCCATGAGGCGCCCGATGCCGGCGAGATCAGCTATGGCGACACGGTGAAACTGTCCTTCGTCGACCAGTCGCGCGACGCGCTGAACCCCGAGGCGACCGTCTGGGAGGAAATCTCGGGCGGGGCCGAGCAGATCGTGCTGGGCGACGCCTCGATGAACAGTCGCGCCTATGCCTCGGCCTTCAACTTCAAGGGCGGCGACCAGCAGAAGAAGGTCGGCCTGCTGTCGGGCGGCGAGCGCAACCGGGTCCATATGGCGAAGCTCTTGAAATCCGGCGGCAACGTCCTGCTGCTCGACGAACCGACCAACGACCTGGACGTGGAAACGCTGCAGGCGCTGGAAGCGGCGCTGGAGGATTTCGCCGGCTGCGCGGTCATCATCTCGCACGACCGCTTCTTCCTCGACCGGCTCTGCACGCATATCCTGGCCTTCGAGGGCGACGCCCATGTCGAATGGTTCGAGGGCAACTTCGAGGATTACGAGGCGGATAAAGTGCGCCGCCTCGGCCCGGATTCAATTGAGCCGAAGCGGGTGAAATACAAGAAGTTCACCCGGTAA
- a CDS encoding acyl-CoA synthetase has product MVRFANVADRDAVEAEMPYAQRALPGTLYQALTQTRDRHPQRPAISFQLFSDPKAPARTLTWTDLHERVTETANLFHSLGVGPQDVVAYLLPNCLEAPVVLLAGATAGIVNPINPLLDPEQIAGILRETKAKVVVTLKSFPKTDIAQKAALAVAQAPTVQAVLEVDLRGYLTGLKRLLVPLMRPKVPTRHQAKVMDFEAAASAQRHDRLLFEPPPEDRVAAFFHTGGTTGTPKVAQHKQSGMIYNGWLGGTLLFSERDVLMCPLPMFHVFAAYPILMSCLMSGAQLVMPTPAGYRGDGVFDNFWKLIERWQATFLITVPTAIAALMQRPVNGDVSSLRTAISGSAPLPMELYNRFKSATGVEIAEGYGLTEATCLVSVNPIDGLKKVGSVGIPLPYTHVRILRRVDGAFQECAVDEIGEICVANPGVYEGSTYTEADKNRDLFAEGRFLRTGDLGRMDADGYLWITGRAKDLIIRGGHNIDPAEIEDALLSHPKVAFVGAIGQPDAFAGELPCAYVELVAGAEVSVDELLEHARTHIHERAAVPKHIEILPELPKTAIGKIFKPDLRKLAITRVYDDALAKAGLAVKVAKVVDDKKRGLVARLDRTGTVDEQAVADCLGQFTRPWEWA; this is encoded by the coding sequence ATGGTCAGGTTCGCGAACGTCGCAGACCGCGATGCGGTCGAGGCGGAAATGCCCTATGCGCAGCGCGCGCTGCCCGGCACGCTCTACCAGGCCCTGACCCAGACCCGCGACCGCCATCCGCAGCGCCCGGCGATCAGCTTCCAGCTGTTCTCGGACCCCAAGGCGCCGGCGCGGACCCTGACCTGGACCGACTTGCACGAGCGGGTGACCGAGACCGCCAATCTGTTCCACAGCCTCGGCGTCGGCCCGCAGGACGTGGTGGCCTATCTGCTGCCGAACTGCCTGGAAGCGCCGGTGGTGCTGCTGGCCGGCGCCACCGCCGGCATCGTGAACCCGATCAACCCGCTGCTCGACCCCGAACAGATCGCCGGCATCCTGCGCGAGACCAAGGCCAAGGTCGTGGTCACGCTGAAGAGCTTTCCCAAGACCGACATCGCCCAGAAGGCCGCGCTGGCGGTGGCCCAGGCGCCGACGGTCCAGGCCGTGCTGGAGGTCGATCTGCGCGGCTACCTGACCGGGCTCAAGCGGCTGCTGGTGCCGCTGATGCGGCCCAAGGTGCCGACCCGACACCAGGCGAAGGTGATGGATTTCGAGGCGGCGGCAAGCGCGCAACGCCACGACCGGCTGCTGTTCGAACCGCCGCCCGAGGACCGCGTCGCCGCCTTCTTCCACACCGGCGGCACCACCGGCACGCCCAAGGTGGCCCAGCATAAGCAATCGGGCATGATCTACAACGGCTGGCTGGGCGGCACGCTGCTGTTCAGCGAACGCGACGTGCTGATGTGCCCCTTGCCGATGTTCCACGTCTTCGCCGCCTATCCGATCCTGATGTCCTGCCTGATGTCGGGGGCGCAGCTGGTGATGCCCACCCCGGCCGGCTATCGCGGCGACGGCGTCTTCGACAATTTCTGGAAGCTGATCGAGCGCTGGCAGGCCACCTTCCTGATCACCGTGCCCACCGCCATCGCCGCGTTGATGCAGCGGCCGGTGAACGGCGACGTGTCGTCGCTGCGCACGGCGATCTCGGGTTCGGCGCCGCTGCCGATGGAGCTCTACAACCGCTTCAAATCCGCCACCGGCGTCGAGATCGCCGAAGGCTACGGGCTGACCGAGGCCACCTGCCTGGTGTCGGTCAACCCCATCGACGGGCTGAAGAAAGTCGGCTCGGTCGGCATCCCCCTGCCCTATACCCATGTCCGCATCCTGCGCCGCGTCGACGGCGCCTTCCAGGAATGCGCGGTGGACGAGATCGGCGAGATCTGCGTCGCCAACCCCGGCGTCTACGAGGGCTCGACCTATACCGAGGCCGACAAGAACCGCGACCTCTTCGCCGAGGGCCGCTTCCTGCGCACCGGCGACCTGGGGCGGATGGACGCCGACGGCTATCTGTGGATCACCGGCCGCGCCAAGGACCTGATCATCCGCGGCGGCCACAACATCGACCCGGCCGAGATCGAGGATGCGCTGCTGTCGCATCCCAAGGTCGCCTTCGTCGGCGCCATCGGCCAGCCCGACGCCTTCGCGGGCGAACTGCCCTGCGCCTATGTCGAGCTAGTCGCGGGCGCCGAGGTTTCGGTCGATGAGCTTCTGGAGCACGCGCGCACCCATATCCACGAACGCGCGGCGGTGCCGAAACACATCGAGATCCTGCCGGAACTGCCCAAGACCGCGATCGGCAAGATCTTCAAGCCCGACCTGCGCAAGCTGGCGATCACCCGCGTCTATGACGACGCCCTGGCCAAAGCCGGGTTGGCGGTGAAGGTGGCCAAGGTGGTGGACGACAAGAAGCGCGGCCTGGTCGCGCGGCTGGATCGGACGGGCACGGTGGACGAACAGGCGGTGGCGGATTGCCTCGGGCAGTTCACGCGACCTTGGGAATGGGCCTGA
- the lysM gene encoding peptidoglycan-binding protein LysM, with product MAIWDFVKDAGKSLFGSEAEAKEAPTQPAQDPQADTDRKVAALKGELKALGLTGKDVHLTLRGDTVVIAGQARDQETLEKLILAVGNIKGIARVELAEGAGTETPAPAGAKPVFHTVQKGETLSAIAQKYLGKAGRYTEIFEANKPMLTDPDKIYPGQTLRIPQA from the coding sequence ATGGCCATCTGGGATTTCGTGAAGGACGCCGGAAAATCGCTGTTCGGCAGCGAGGCCGAGGCGAAAGAGGCGCCCACCCAGCCCGCTCAGGACCCGCAGGCCGACACCGACCGCAAGGTCGCGGCGCTGAAGGGCGAGTTGAAGGCCCTGGGCCTGACCGGCAAGGACGTGCACCTGACGCTGCGCGGCGACACCGTGGTGATCGCGGGCCAGGCCCGCGACCAGGAGACGCTGGAAAAACTGATCCTCGCCGTCGGCAACATCAAGGGCATCGCCCGGGTCGAACTGGCCGAGGGCGCCGGGACCGAAACCCCTGCCCCGGCGGGCGCCAAGCCGGTGTTCCACACCGTGCAGAAGGGCGAGACGCTGTCGGCCATCGCCCAGAAATATCTCGGCAAGGCCGGCCGCTATACCGAGATCTTCGAGGCCAACAAGCCCATGCTGACCGATCCCGACAAGATCTATCCCGGCCAGACCCTGCGCATTCCGCAGGCCTGA
- a CDS encoding CAP domain-containing protein, with the protein MLNKTAKCVVFLALAGLFAAPALAEIQVRVSTKSVSFNLERRGAVTCYQTSLPENQAAAQATNATRKARGLAPVRANAELAAVAARHACDMARRGVMSHRGSSSKGPMQRLKNEGYRPSIAAENIAAGPFTQQRVLQEWGRSSGHLANILIPQVRHYGIGKAVGSDGKTVFWAAVYSAPR; encoded by the coding sequence ATGTTGAACAAAACAGCAAAATGCGTTGTTTTTCTGGCGCTTGCGGGACTATTTGCCGCGCCGGCGCTGGCCGAGATCCAGGTGCGAGTCTCGACGAAATCGGTCAGTTTCAATCTGGAACGGCGCGGGGCCGTCACCTGCTACCAGACGTCGCTGCCCGAAAACCAGGCAGCGGCCCAAGCCACCAATGCCACCCGCAAGGCGCGCGGACTGGCGCCGGTTCGCGCCAATGCGGAACTGGCGGCGGTCGCGGCGCGCCACGCCTGCGACATGGCGCGGCGCGGGGTGATGTCGCATCGCGGCAGCAGCAGCAAGGGGCCGATGCAACGGCTGAAGAACGAGGGCTATCGCCCCAGCATCGCCGCCGAGAACATCGCGGCGGGGCCGTTCACCCAGCAGCGCGTGCTGCAGGAATGGGGGCGCTCCAGCGGGCATCTCGCCAATATCCTGATCCCGCAGGTGCGCCATTACGGCATCGGCAAGGCGGTTGGCTCGGACGGCAAGACCGTGTTCTGGGCCGCCGTCTACAGCGCGCCGCGCTGA
- a CDS encoding ABC transporter transmembrane domain-containing protein: protein MARSPKPIVDRPTTKRIGALRALWPFVRPYRGLLAAALLALTVTAGISLVLPLAVRRVVDGFDEGAQLLDQYFGAALAIVALLALGTGMRYYLVTRLGERVVADIRKAVFDRVIAMSPAFYERVLTGEIISRITTDTTLIQSVIGSSVSIALRNFMILIGGMAMLVWTSAKLSALVLLLVPLVVVPIVVLGRRLRKLSRENQDWIALSSGAASESLLSAQTVQAFTHEGPTRARFDEVTERSYDSALSRVRTRTVMTVIVIFLIFSGVLGILWVGARDVRLEAMTVGELVQFVIYAVLVAGAVGALSEIWGELQRAAGATERLSELLTARDSLTDPAQPVALPRPVRGAIGFDRVTFHYPSRPDRSALEGVTLDIAPGETVALVGPSGAGKTTVIQLLLRFWDPDAGTVTIDGIDLRDMARADFRRAIALVPQDPVIFAATARENIRFGRPEASDAEVEAAARAAHADEFLRLLPDGYDSYVGERGVMLSGGQKQRIAIARAILRDAPILLLDEATSALDAESERLVQKAVDDLARSRTTIIIAHRLATVKKADRIVVFDHGGIVAQGRHEDLVTQGGLYARLARLQFTEGALDTAPA, encoded by the coding sequence ATGGCACGCAGTCCGAAACCCATCGTGGACCGCCCCACCACGAAGCGCATCGGCGCGCTGCGGGCGCTGTGGCCCTTTGTCCGGCCCTATCGCGGCCTGCTGGCGGCGGCCCTGCTGGCGCTGACCGTGACCGCCGGGATCAGCCTGGTGCTGCCGCTGGCGGTGCGCCGGGTGGTCGACGGCTTCGACGAGGGCGCGCAGCTGCTGGACCAGTATTTCGGCGCCGCGCTGGCCATCGTCGCGCTGCTCGCGCTGGGGACGGGGATGCGCTACTATCTCGTGACCCGTCTGGGCGAGCGCGTGGTGGCCGACATCCGCAAGGCCGTGTTCGACCGCGTCATCGCGATGAGCCCGGCCTTCTACGAGCGGGTGCTGACCGGCGAGATCATCAGCCGCATCACCACCGACACCACGCTGATCCAGTCGGTGATCGGCTCGTCGGTGTCCATCGCACTGCGCAACTTCATGATCCTGATCGGCGGCATGGCGATGCTGGTCTGGACCTCGGCCAAGCTCTCGGCGCTGGTGCTGCTCTTGGTGCCGCTGGTGGTGGTGCCGATCGTGGTGCTGGGCCGGCGGCTGCGCAAGCTCTCGCGCGAGAACCAGGACTGGATCGCGCTGTCCTCGGGCGCGGCCTCGGAAAGCCTGCTCTCGGCGCAGACGGTGCAGGCCTTTACCCACGAGGGCCCGACGCGGGCACGCTTCGACGAGGTGACCGAACGATCCTACGATTCGGCGCTGAGCCGGGTCAGGACGCGGACGGTGATGACGGTGATCGTGATCTTCCTGATCTTCTCGGGCGTGCTGGGCATCCTGTGGGTCGGGGCGCGCGACGTGCGGCTCGAAGCGATGACCGTCGGCGAATTGGTGCAATTCGTCATCTATGCCGTGCTGGTCGCCGGCGCGGTGGGCGCGCTTTCCGAAATCTGGGGCGAGTTGCAACGCGCCGCCGGCGCCACCGAAAGGCTGAGCGAGCTGCTGACCGCCCGCGACAGCCTCACCGACCCGGCGCAGCCCGTCGCCCTGCCCCGCCCGGTCCGCGGCGCCATCGGCTTCGACCGGGTGACCTTCCACTACCCCTCGCGGCCCGACCGCTCGGCGCTCGAAGGGGTCACGCTCGACATCGCCCCGGGCGAGACGGTGGCGCTCGTCGGCCCCTCGGGTGCCGGCAAGACCACGGTGATCCAGCTGCTGCTGCGCTTCTGGGACCCGGACGCCGGCACGGTGACCATCGACGGTATCGACCTGCGCGACATGGCGCGGGCCGATTTCCGCCGCGCCATCGCGCTGGTGCCGCAAGACCCGGTGATCTTTGCCGCCACCGCGCGGGAAAACATCCGCTTCGGCCGGCCCGAGGCCAGCGACGCCGAGGTCGAGGCCGCCGCCCGCGCCGCCCATGCCGACGAATTCCTGCGCCTGCTGCCCGACGGCTACGACAGCTATGTGGGCGAGCGCGGGGTGATGCTGTCGGGCGGCCAGAAGCAGCGCATCGCCATCGCCCGCGCCATCCTGCGCGACGCGCCGATCCTGCTGCTGGACGAGGCGACCAGCGCGCTGGACGCCGAATCCGAACGGCTGGTGCAAAAGGCCGTGGACGATCTGGCCCGCAGCCGCACCACCATCATCATTGCCCACCGCCTGGCGACGGTGAAGAAGGCGGACCGCATCGTCGTCTTCGACCATGGTGGCATCGTGGCCCAGGGTCGGCACGAGGACCTGGTGACGCAGGGCGGTCTCTACGCCCGGCTGGCGCGGCTGCAGTTCACCGAGGGCGCGTTGGATACGGCGCCGGCTTGA
- a CDS encoding EVE domain-containing protein, producing the protein MACWLFKSEPDVFGFDDLIAKGAAGEQWDGVRNYQARNNMRAMKVGERGFFYHSNVGKEVVGICEVVAEAHPDSTAEDPKWECVDVKAVARLVTPVTLDDAKAEPRLRDMVLVNNSRLSVQPVSDAEWDVILELAGGTRPL; encoded by the coding sequence ATGGCCTGCTGGCTGTTCAAGTCCGAGCCCGATGTCTTCGGCTTCGACGACCTGATCGCCAAGGGCGCGGCGGGCGAGCAATGGGACGGCGTGCGCAACTATCAGGCCCGCAACAACATGCGCGCCATGAAGGTGGGCGAGCGCGGCTTCTTCTATCACTCGAACGTCGGCAAAGAGGTCGTCGGCATCTGCGAGGTGGTGGCCGAAGCGCATCCCGATTCGACCGCCGAAGACCCGAAATGGGAATGCGTCGACGTGAAGGCGGTGGCCCGGCTCGTAACGCCGGTCACGCTGGACGACGCAAAGGCCGAGCCACGGCTCAGGGACATGGTCCTGGTCAACAATTCCCGCCTGTCGGTGCAGCCGGTCTCGGACGCGGAATGGGACGTGATCCTGGAACTTGCCGGCGGCACCCGGCCGCTCTGA
- a CDS encoding YciI family protein, translating to MPLFALICRDAPGMLETRLAVREKHLGWLDRRPGLQLAGPFIEDGRPCGSLLIVEGESLDEVRAWAAHDPYAEAGVFGSVEIVEWRKVIG from the coding sequence ATGCCCCTGTTCGCCCTGATCTGCCGCGATGCCCCCGGCATGCTGGAAACCCGCCTCGCCGTGCGCGAGAAGCACCTCGGCTGGCTGGACCGGCGCCCCGGCCTGCAGCTGGCCGGCCCCTTCATCGAGGACGGCCGGCCCTGCGGCTCGCTGCTGATCGTCGAGGGCGAAAGCCTGGACGAGGTCCGCGCCTGGGCCGCGCATGATCCCTATGCCGAGGCCGGCGTCTTCGGCTCGGTCGAGATCGTCGAATGGCGCAAGGTGATCGGCTGA
- a CDS encoding NAD(P)H-dependent glycerol-3-phosphate dehydrogenase gives MSVAVIGAGAFGTALAVVLAAKGPVTLWGRDIGWRGENPRLPGIPLPDSLRVTDVIEDCTAETVLLALPAQVLGGFLAEQAPLFDGRNLVSCAKGIDLATLTGPSTLIAAACPRATVAVLTGPSFAGDIARGLPTALTLACADTTAAEALQRRLSTGALRLYRSTDVTGAELGGALKNVIAIAAGAAIGAGYGDSARASVVTRGFAEMTRLAVALGARPETLTGLSGLGDLVLTCTSEQSRNFRFGLALGAGRDFAAGTTVEGAATARAVAALAPRLGVELPVSQLVAGLAEGRVAMEHALDILLNRPLKEE, from the coding sequence ATGAGCGTGGCGGTGATCGGCGCGGGCGCTTTCGGCACGGCGCTGGCGGTGGTGCTGGCGGCCAAGGGGCCGGTGACCCTCTGGGGCCGCGACATCGGCTGGCGGGGCGAGAACCCGCGCCTGCCCGGCATCCCCCTGCCAGACAGCCTGCGGGTGACCGACGTCATCGAGGACTGCACCGCCGAAACCGTGCTGCTGGCGCTGCCGGCGCAGGTGCTGGGCGGCTTTCTGGCCGAGCAGGCGCCGCTGTTCGACGGCCGCAACCTGGTCAGCTGCGCCAAGGGCATCGATCTGGCCACGCTGACCGGCCCCTCGACGCTGATCGCCGCCGCCTGCCCGCGCGCGACGGTCGCGGTCCTGACCGGCCCCAGCTTCGCCGGCGACATCGCCCGCGGCCTGCCCACCGCGCTGACGCTGGCCTGCGCCGACACCACGGCGGCCGAGGCCCTGCAGCGCCGGCTGTCCACCGGCGCACTGCGGCTCTATCGCAGCACGGACGTGACCGGCGCCGAACTGGGCGGCGCGCTGAAGAACGTCATCGCCATCGCCGCCGGCGCCGCCATCGGCGCGGGCTATGGCGACAGCGCCCGCGCCAGCGTCGTCACCCGCGGCTTTGCCGAGATGACCCGCCTGGCCGTCGCGCTGGGCGCCCGCCCCGAGACGCTGACCGGCCTCTCGGGCCTGGGCGACCTGGTGCTGACCTGCACCTCGGAACAGTCGCGCAACTTCCGCTTCGGCCTGGCCCTTGGCGCGGGCCGCGACTTCGCCGCCGGCACCACGGTCGAGGGCGCCGCCACCGCCCGCGCCGTCGCCGCCCTGGCCCCCCGGCTGGGGGTCGAGCTTCCGGTCTCGCAACTGGTCGCGGGGCTTGCCGAAGGCCGGGTCGCCATGGAACATGCCCTTGATATTCTGCTGAACCGTCCGCTGAAGGAGGAATGA